One part of the Alosa alosa isolate M-15738 ecotype Scorff River chromosome 4, AALO_Geno_1.1, whole genome shotgun sequence genome encodes these proteins:
- the tbc1d25 gene encoding TBC1 domain family member 25 isoform X1 gives MAAEEERGVVRVKVKKCEGMLPVEFRSFAVDPQITSLEVLQHILIRAFELNGKRNFGISYLSRDRSGVEVYLSLLSDWDLDAAFVSAAKPYLQLKIDIKPSEDSPVLEDWDIISPKDVIGSDQLAGEKRSIAAAALPFTQSLLSQVTEPVSQLFSANSFPVSAAFSQMGRTLSRVQQALSWSYGEEVKPFKPPLSDGEFHSYLNSLGQLSRPEDLRLRIYHGGVEPSLRKVVWRYLLNVYPDGLTGQERMDYMKRKTREYDQLKREWTARVSSEDLEFIRGNVMKDVLRTDRAHHYYAGSEDSPHLTALTDLLTTYAITHPQVSYCQGMSDIASPILAVMDNEAHAFICFCGIMKRLEGNFRPDGQLMSIKFQHLKLLLQYSDPEFYAYLVSKGADDLFFCYRWLLLELKREFAFDDALRMLEVTWSSLPPDPPETEVELIGSPLESDKNDSSEKGCGIAEGEMTEGEQTEKQRKRHMLRPSREEADGERKMTLEDEPKVEAGPRRDGEGDYRSAYEAKMSNAVVPPFEKQASFGEFKYYSARNEDSFEASTISTPEFHSCSPASPLPVRQSTEDSEDDPGEKAPLINSSTPDTEQRSSPNGQASPVSPLPSCLPTRNTKSSHSLTKSPSLSNWRGTSPESPPSHYGVSTLMNGRPTSPDETPGRLASPPPASHGTGAANSPSTPPGKSTLSSPTLAFPQNRSLLSSPVLSFTRSPSLPRPFSSNLPSPCSKTSTTTVNSPNTNSAPMKPCSLPPPQEFGKGNPFMLFLCLSILLEHRDHIIKNSLDYNELAMHFDRLVRRHNLGRVLQRAKALFADYLQSEVWDSEEGDEVSLDSPTTADNSLHSPTNRSTIPSQQSPTQATSSSNSTYNLASTIPSPTNQMHLSSPSS, from the exons ATGGcagctgaggaggagaggggggttgtTCGTGTCAAAGTCAAG AAGTGTGAGGGGATGCTGCCCGTGGAGTTCCGGTCTTTTGCTGTAGACCCTCAGATAACCTCTCTGGAGGTCCTACAGCACATTCTCATCCGGGCCTTTGAACTGAACGG GAAGAGGAATTTTGGAATAAGTTACCTGTCTCGTGATCGCTCGGGGGTGGAAGTGTACCTTTCTCTCCTGTCTGATTGGGATTTAGATGCTGCATTTGTCTCGGCAGCGAAACCATACCTGCAGCTCAAGATAGACATCAAACCATCTGAAGACA GTCCAGTTCTGGAGGACTGGGACATCATCAGCCCCAAGGATGTGATCGGTTCTGATCAGCTCGCAGGCGAGAAGCGATCCATCGCAGCCGCGGCCCTCCCCTTCACCCAGTCCCTCCTGTCCCAGGTTACTGAGCCCGTCAGCCAGCTCTTTTCAGCCAACTCTTTTCCAGTCTCTGCTGCTTTCAGTCAG ATGGGCCGGACACTGTCTAGAGTGCAGCAAGCCTTGAGCTGGTCTTATGGGGAAGAGGTGAAGCCCTTCAAGCCACCCCTGAGTGACGGCGAGTTCCACAGCTATCTCAACAGCTTGGGGCAGCTCTCGCGGCCAGAGGACCTCCGACTGCGCATCTACCACGGGGGAGTGGAGCCATCGTTGCGCAAA GTGGTGTGGCGATATCTCCTGAACGTGTATCCAGATGGGTTGACTGGTCAAGAGAGGATGGATTACATGAAGAGAAAGACTCGAGAGTATGACCAGCTGAAAAGGGAGTGGACAGCCAGGGTCAGCTCAGAAGATCTGGAGTTCATCAGAGGAAATGTCATGAAGGATGTGCTAAGAACTGACCGAGCACACCATTACTACGCTGGCTCGGAGGACAGCCCCCACCTCACAGCTCTGACGGACCTCCTGACAACCTATGCCATCACACATCCACAG GTATCCTACTGCCAGGGTATGAGTGATATTGCATCACCAATTCTCGCAGTGATGGACAATGAAGCACATGCATTTATCTGCTTCTGTGGAATCATGAAGAGGCTGGAAGGCAACTTCCGTCCTGATGGTCAGCTCATGTCAATCAAATTCCAGCATCTGAAGCTGCTGCTCCAGTATTCCGACCCGGAATTCTACGCCTATTTGGTTTCCAAGGGAGCCGATGACCTGTTCTTCTGTTACCGCTGGCTACTCCTAGAGCTGAAGCGGGAGTTTGCGTTCGATGACGCCCTCAGGATGCTGGAGGTAACCTGGAGTTCCCTTCCACCTGATCCCCCTGAAACAGAAGTGGAGTTGATTGGTTCACCTCTGGAGTCGGACAAAAATGACAGCTCAGAGAAGGGCTGCGGAATTGCAGAGGGGGAGATGACCGAAGGTGAGCAAACCGAAAAGCAACGAAAGCGCCATATGTTACGGCCGTCACGAGAAGAGGCCGATGGCGAAAGGAAGATGACCTTAGAAGACGAGCCAAAGGTTGAGGCAGGACCAAGACGTGATGGTGAAGGAGACTACCGCTCAGCATACGAGGCAAAGATGAGCAATGCTGTGGTCCCTCCATTTGAGAAACAAGCCAGTTTTGGTGAATTCAAATACTACAGTGCCAGAAATGAGGACAGTTTTGAGGCATCCACTATTTCCACCCCAGAGTTTCATTCTTGTAGTCCTGCGTCACCTTTGCCAGTTCGCCAGTCAACGGAGGACAGTGAGGATGACCCTGGAGAGAAGGCGCCTTTGATCAATTCATCAACTCCAGACACAGAGCAAAGGAGCTCACCCAATGGGCAAGCATCTCCAGTTTCACCACTGCCTTCATGCCTGCCTACTAGGAACACCAAATCCAGCCATTCTCTCACCAAATCCCCCTCACTATCCAACTGGAGAGGAACCTCCCCGGAAAGCCCGCCCTCCCATTACGGTGTGTCTACTTTAATGAATGGAAGACCAACATCTCCAGATGAAACACCTGGGAGACTGGCATCACCTCCTCCGGCCTCTCATGGAACGGGGGCGGCTAACTCTCCCTCCACGCCCCCTGGGAAGTCAACTCTTTCCTCCCCGACTCTGGCCTTCCCTCAGAATCGCTCTTTgctgtcctctcctgtcttgTCTTTCACCAGATCCCCCTCTCTACCCAGGCCTTTTTCCAGCAATCTCCCTTCCCCTTGCTCCAAAACCTCCACTACCACGGTGAATTCCCCTAACACTAACAGTGCACCCATGAAGCCCTGTTCTTTGCCACCTCCACAAGAGTTTGGCAAAGGCAATCCCTTCATGCTGTTTCTGTGCTTGTCTATTCTACTAGAGCACCGTGACCACATTATTAAGAACAGTTTAGATTATAACGAACTGGCCATGCACTTTGACAGGCTTGTTCGGAGACACAATCTTGGGAGGGTGCTGCAGCGTGCTAAAGCGCTTTTTGCCGATTACCTTCAAAGTGAGGTCTGGGACTCTGAGGAAGGGGATGAGGTCAGCCTGGACTCTCCCACCACAGCTGACAACAGCCTCCATTCTCCCACTAACAGATCAACAATTCCCAGTCAGCAGTCGCCGACGCAGGCCACTTCTTCATCCAACTCGACCTACAACCTTGCTTCCACTATTCCCTCGCCCACAAATCAAAtgcatctctcttctccctcctcatga
- the tbc1d25 gene encoding TBC1 domain family member 25 isoform X2: MAAEEERGVVRVKVKKCEGMLPVEFRSFAVDPQITSLEVLQHILIRAFELNGKRNFGISYLSRDRSGVEVYLSLLSDWDLDAAFVSAAKPYLQLKIDIKPSEDSPVLEDWDIISPKDVIGSDQLAGEKRSIAAAALPFTQSLLSQMGRTLSRVQQALSWSYGEEVKPFKPPLSDGEFHSYLNSLGQLSRPEDLRLRIYHGGVEPSLRKVVWRYLLNVYPDGLTGQERMDYMKRKTREYDQLKREWTARVSSEDLEFIRGNVMKDVLRTDRAHHYYAGSEDSPHLTALTDLLTTYAITHPQVSYCQGMSDIASPILAVMDNEAHAFICFCGIMKRLEGNFRPDGQLMSIKFQHLKLLLQYSDPEFYAYLVSKGADDLFFCYRWLLLELKREFAFDDALRMLEVTWSSLPPDPPETEVELIGSPLESDKNDSSEKGCGIAEGEMTEGEQTEKQRKRHMLRPSREEADGERKMTLEDEPKVEAGPRRDGEGDYRSAYEAKMSNAVVPPFEKQASFGEFKYYSARNEDSFEASTISTPEFHSCSPASPLPVRQSTEDSEDDPGEKAPLINSSTPDTEQRSSPNGQASPVSPLPSCLPTRNTKSSHSLTKSPSLSNWRGTSPESPPSHYGVSTLMNGRPTSPDETPGRLASPPPASHGTGAANSPSTPPGKSTLSSPTLAFPQNRSLLSSPVLSFTRSPSLPRPFSSNLPSPCSKTSTTTVNSPNTNSAPMKPCSLPPPQEFGKGNPFMLFLCLSILLEHRDHIIKNSLDYNELAMHFDRLVRRHNLGRVLQRAKALFADYLQSEVWDSEEGDEVSLDSPTTADNSLHSPTNRSTIPSQQSPTQATSSSNSTYNLASTIPSPTNQMHLSSPSS; this comes from the exons ATGGcagctgaggaggagaggggggttgtTCGTGTCAAAGTCAAG AAGTGTGAGGGGATGCTGCCCGTGGAGTTCCGGTCTTTTGCTGTAGACCCTCAGATAACCTCTCTGGAGGTCCTACAGCACATTCTCATCCGGGCCTTTGAACTGAACGG GAAGAGGAATTTTGGAATAAGTTACCTGTCTCGTGATCGCTCGGGGGTGGAAGTGTACCTTTCTCTCCTGTCTGATTGGGATTTAGATGCTGCATTTGTCTCGGCAGCGAAACCATACCTGCAGCTCAAGATAGACATCAAACCATCTGAAGACA GTCCAGTTCTGGAGGACTGGGACATCATCAGCCCCAAGGATGTGATCGGTTCTGATCAGCTCGCAGGCGAGAAGCGATCCATCGCAGCCGCGGCCCTCCCCTTCACCCAGTCCCTCCTGTCCCAG ATGGGCCGGACACTGTCTAGAGTGCAGCAAGCCTTGAGCTGGTCTTATGGGGAAGAGGTGAAGCCCTTCAAGCCACCCCTGAGTGACGGCGAGTTCCACAGCTATCTCAACAGCTTGGGGCAGCTCTCGCGGCCAGAGGACCTCCGACTGCGCATCTACCACGGGGGAGTGGAGCCATCGTTGCGCAAA GTGGTGTGGCGATATCTCCTGAACGTGTATCCAGATGGGTTGACTGGTCAAGAGAGGATGGATTACATGAAGAGAAAGACTCGAGAGTATGACCAGCTGAAAAGGGAGTGGACAGCCAGGGTCAGCTCAGAAGATCTGGAGTTCATCAGAGGAAATGTCATGAAGGATGTGCTAAGAACTGACCGAGCACACCATTACTACGCTGGCTCGGAGGACAGCCCCCACCTCACAGCTCTGACGGACCTCCTGACAACCTATGCCATCACACATCCACAG GTATCCTACTGCCAGGGTATGAGTGATATTGCATCACCAATTCTCGCAGTGATGGACAATGAAGCACATGCATTTATCTGCTTCTGTGGAATCATGAAGAGGCTGGAAGGCAACTTCCGTCCTGATGGTCAGCTCATGTCAATCAAATTCCAGCATCTGAAGCTGCTGCTCCAGTATTCCGACCCGGAATTCTACGCCTATTTGGTTTCCAAGGGAGCCGATGACCTGTTCTTCTGTTACCGCTGGCTACTCCTAGAGCTGAAGCGGGAGTTTGCGTTCGATGACGCCCTCAGGATGCTGGAGGTAACCTGGAGTTCCCTTCCACCTGATCCCCCTGAAACAGAAGTGGAGTTGATTGGTTCACCTCTGGAGTCGGACAAAAATGACAGCTCAGAGAAGGGCTGCGGAATTGCAGAGGGGGAGATGACCGAAGGTGAGCAAACCGAAAAGCAACGAAAGCGCCATATGTTACGGCCGTCACGAGAAGAGGCCGATGGCGAAAGGAAGATGACCTTAGAAGACGAGCCAAAGGTTGAGGCAGGACCAAGACGTGATGGTGAAGGAGACTACCGCTCAGCATACGAGGCAAAGATGAGCAATGCTGTGGTCCCTCCATTTGAGAAACAAGCCAGTTTTGGTGAATTCAAATACTACAGTGCCAGAAATGAGGACAGTTTTGAGGCATCCACTATTTCCACCCCAGAGTTTCATTCTTGTAGTCCTGCGTCACCTTTGCCAGTTCGCCAGTCAACGGAGGACAGTGAGGATGACCCTGGAGAGAAGGCGCCTTTGATCAATTCATCAACTCCAGACACAGAGCAAAGGAGCTCACCCAATGGGCAAGCATCTCCAGTTTCACCACTGCCTTCATGCCTGCCTACTAGGAACACCAAATCCAGCCATTCTCTCACCAAATCCCCCTCACTATCCAACTGGAGAGGAACCTCCCCGGAAAGCCCGCCCTCCCATTACGGTGTGTCTACTTTAATGAATGGAAGACCAACATCTCCAGATGAAACACCTGGGAGACTGGCATCACCTCCTCCGGCCTCTCATGGAACGGGGGCGGCTAACTCTCCCTCCACGCCCCCTGGGAAGTCAACTCTTTCCTCCCCGACTCTGGCCTTCCCTCAGAATCGCTCTTTgctgtcctctcctgtcttgTCTTTCACCAGATCCCCCTCTCTACCCAGGCCTTTTTCCAGCAATCTCCCTTCCCCTTGCTCCAAAACCTCCACTACCACGGTGAATTCCCCTAACACTAACAGTGCACCCATGAAGCCCTGTTCTTTGCCACCTCCACAAGAGTTTGGCAAAGGCAATCCCTTCATGCTGTTTCTGTGCTTGTCTATTCTACTAGAGCACCGTGACCACATTATTAAGAACAGTTTAGATTATAACGAACTGGCCATGCACTTTGACAGGCTTGTTCGGAGACACAATCTTGGGAGGGTGCTGCAGCGTGCTAAAGCGCTTTTTGCCGATTACCTTCAAAGTGAGGTCTGGGACTCTGAGGAAGGGGATGAGGTCAGCCTGGACTCTCCCACCACAGCTGACAACAGCCTCCATTCTCCCACTAACAGATCAACAATTCCCAGTCAGCAGTCGCCGACGCAGGCCACTTCTTCATCCAACTCGACCTACAACCTTGCTTCCACTATTCCCTCGCCCACAAATCAAAtgcatctctcttctccctcctcatga